A single window of Rubripirellula lacrimiformis DNA harbors:
- a CDS encoding VWA domain-containing protein: MGLRHVARTVFTLAIATVVSAPSLAADTSNADGAQVRIATYRLADGSGYFAASIQPSAEQALIAATGQSPADVVILVDTSASQVGQFRTDSIAAVRSIAEKLRSGDQVRVYAADVHTADVSGDFTSPSDISTATAQLKKRLPLGNTNMVQVIDAVRSALVARPQGRTRSIIYIGDGASIDAMGDSKRFGALIGALRADRIAVHSLAIGPATNIELMGVLANQTGGVLGVVSQEKGASVAALAPQVARSATTSPIWLTEAKLIDGMTSIQTDRLPPLRLDRDSILIGRLAAGAEASGTMQLTGETSTSSVRILADAELEDSHPDFAFLGGLVNEAVADSGLRLATAGSPLLRETARLMTAKSEALVRAGNMALQQGNKRGAKVVADLAIQADPNNSDAISLEKAAGNRLVIQNEGGAFDDIFGGAEAPAAPTAPAAPAAGDADPFGGAGGDADPFGAAMDTTDSSGDAFGVEPAAPVAPTAPAAPAPPAMAAPPVAPPVAAPPANVPRVTAPMAGGGGVRGLADFATPVGDDELREEAGPLLDRVRRERSANDGRMRALVRASLREAESRIRKDPTGVAGSLKSLLANLETTPDLDPQLRNELLSQVRSAIQMASRSEAEYSEQQRNLEQVVSGANASARLIEETMRRESTLKTLSQQMNALIDEGRYEEADGTVTLEFSEIAGDTITKDSVAGRHFTDEPLMLQTYARDRRYRELRQRNFVDAMSLVLKSDIPFVDEPPIVYPDAEVWQRMSRRRLERYGSIELVGDNATERRIQTALSDETSQTFVEMPLSDAVAELSRTHDIPIVIDNRALEEIGLSEEEPVDLTLQNVSLRSFLRLMLREYELTYVIKDEVMQITTIEAAEQNLINKVYPVGDLVVPVIQLGGGGGMGGGGMGGGMGGGGGGMGGGMGGGMGGGGMGGGMGGGGMGGGGGMFAVPDDVTLGSKQTASQPAADAEAPVQSIAKSDASMRAIVLKVADGQSRDDAWDQFFADQQIHGAKDLTILDQRVRSTVGMLSAKADRLQQQGDTEGAVDQFVQARDAIAGAMRAGHVQPWMYQAYAIALKATSAPPEDVERALLSAVDFAETPEDVLNVAGRLEDIGATTAALQLCQKVSVMDPYRRDAYVMGMRLARRDNNVDGLMWACEGILGQAWPESFQSIVDEARLVARATHAELVEQGQTEAAGKFNEALKLAASHDVIVRVSWTGDADIDLAVEEPSGTVCSLENRTTAGGGTLVGDSFPGSAADIEGTVSETYLCPQGFSGQYRLLVRRVWGNVSTGRVSVELLTDVGRPSQRFIRQEVPLTEKDALVVFEVKDGKRKEEVAEAQLANLRDVQRQVQNEVLGQFIGGGNDSSQVLADLYNDIQRATGGVGGVAAGRGLFNRPGAVGFRPELTVLPEGASNSTLAIISADRRYVRISPAPFFSQIGDVTTFNFVTGDEGSGTGGAGGIGGGAGGIGGAAGGIGN, encoded by the coding sequence ATGGGATTGCGACACGTCGCACGAACCGTTTTCACCTTGGCCATCGCCACGGTGGTTTCGGCGCCATCTTTGGCAGCTGATACCTCCAATGCGGATGGAGCCCAAGTTCGCATTGCTACGTACCGCTTGGCGGATGGGAGCGGATACTTTGCCGCGTCGATCCAGCCTTCGGCCGAACAGGCGTTGATTGCTGCAACCGGTCAATCGCCAGCGGACGTTGTCATCCTGGTCGACACGTCGGCCAGTCAGGTCGGACAGTTCCGAACGGATTCGATCGCCGCCGTGCGATCGATCGCCGAAAAGCTTCGTTCGGGCGACCAAGTTCGCGTGTACGCAGCGGACGTCCATACGGCCGATGTCAGCGGCGATTTCACTTCGCCCTCGGATATCTCGACAGCCACCGCCCAATTGAAAAAGCGTTTGCCGCTTGGCAACACGAACATGGTGCAGGTGATCGACGCCGTTCGATCCGCATTGGTCGCGCGTCCCCAAGGCCGCACTCGATCGATCATTTACATCGGCGACGGTGCATCGATCGACGCGATGGGCGATTCAAAACGCTTTGGTGCTTTGATCGGTGCGTTGCGTGCAGATCGAATTGCAGTCCACTCGTTGGCGATCGGTCCGGCCACCAACATCGAACTGATGGGCGTCCTGGCCAATCAAACCGGAGGCGTCCTGGGCGTCGTATCGCAAGAAAAGGGTGCATCGGTTGCCGCACTAGCCCCGCAAGTGGCTCGCAGTGCAACGACATCACCGATTTGGTTGACCGAAGCCAAGTTGATCGACGGCATGACCAGCATTCAGACCGATCGGCTTCCGCCGCTGCGTTTGGATCGCGATTCGATTTTGATCGGTCGTTTGGCAGCCGGCGCCGAAGCATCGGGAACGATGCAATTGACCGGCGAAACATCGACCTCGTCCGTCCGTATTTTGGCCGACGCTGAACTGGAAGACAGTCATCCCGACTTCGCTTTCCTGGGCGGCTTGGTCAATGAAGCCGTTGCCGATTCGGGTCTGCGATTGGCCACTGCGGGTTCGCCTTTGCTGCGTGAAACCGCTCGCTTGATGACAGCCAAATCCGAAGCTTTGGTTCGTGCTGGTAACATGGCTCTGCAACAGGGCAACAAGCGTGGTGCCAAGGTAGTGGCCGACTTGGCGATTCAAGCCGACCCGAACAACTCCGACGCCATCTCGCTTGAAAAAGCTGCTGGAAACCGCTTGGTGATCCAGAACGAAGGCGGCGCGTTTGATGACATTTTCGGCGGTGCGGAAGCACCGGCCGCACCAACGGCTCCCGCGGCTCCGGCTGCTGGTGATGCGGACCCCTTCGGCGGTGCAGGTGGTGATGCCGACCCGTTCGGCGCTGCGATGGACACGACGGATAGCAGCGGCGACGCATTTGGTGTCGAACCGGCAGCTCCCGTTGCCCCGACCGCTCCTGCGGCTCCAGCTCCCCCAGCGATGGCTGCTCCGCCCGTCGCACCTCCGGTAGCGGCACCGCCTGCGAACGTGCCACGCGTGACTGCACCGATGGCCGGTGGCGGTGGCGTCCGTGGATTGGCTGATTTCGCCACTCCCGTTGGCGACGACGAATTACGCGAAGAAGCGGGCCCGTTGTTGGACCGTGTTCGACGTGAACGTTCGGCCAACGATGGACGCATGCGAGCCTTGGTGCGTGCCTCCCTGCGTGAAGCAGAATCGCGGATTCGCAAAGACCCCACCGGTGTTGCGGGATCGCTGAAAAGCTTGCTGGCAAACTTGGAGACCACTCCCGACCTCGATCCGCAACTGCGAAACGAATTGTTGTCGCAAGTTCGATCGGCCATCCAGATGGCCAGCCGCAGCGAAGCCGAATACAGCGAACAGCAACGCAACTTGGAACAAGTCGTCTCCGGTGCCAACGCATCGGCCCGTTTGATCGAAGAAACGATGCGTCGCGAATCGACGTTGAAGACGCTGTCACAACAAATGAACGCGTTGATCGACGAAGGCCGCTACGAAGAAGCCGACGGAACAGTAACGCTTGAATTCTCTGAAATCGCTGGTGATACGATCACCAAAGACTCGGTCGCTGGTCGTCACTTCACCGACGAACCACTGATGTTGCAGACCTATGCACGTGACCGTCGCTATCGCGAACTGCGTCAACGTAACTTTGTCGATGCGATGTCGTTGGTGCTGAAAAGTGATATCCCCTTCGTTGACGAACCACCCATCGTTTACCCCGATGCAGAAGTTTGGCAACGGATGAGCCGTCGTCGTCTGGAACGATACGGTTCGATCGAATTGGTCGGTGACAACGCGACCGAACGTCGCATTCAAACCGCACTGAGCGACGAAACGTCGCAAACGTTCGTTGAAATGCCATTGTCCGACGCCGTTGCCGAATTGAGCCGGACGCACGATATCCCAATCGTGATCGACAACCGTGCCCTTGAAGAAATCGGCCTGTCGGAAGAAGAACCCGTCGACTTGACGCTCCAGAATGTTTCGCTGCGTTCGTTCTTGCGACTGATGTTGCGAGAGTACGAATTGACCTACGTCATCAAAGACGAAGTCATGCAGATCACCACGATCGAAGCGGCTGAGCAGAACTTGATCAACAAGGTCTATCCGGTCGGTGACTTGGTCGTTCCTGTTATCCAATTGGGTGGCGGTGGCGGCATGGGTGGCGGCGGCATGGGCGGTGGCATGGGTGGCGGTGGCGGTGGTATGGGCGGCGGAATGGGTGGCGGTATGGGCGGCGGCGGAATGGGCGGCGGCATGGGTGGCGGTGGCATGGGCGGCGGTGGCGGCATGTTTGCTGTTCCCGACGACGTGACGCTGGGATCCAAGCAAACCGCTTCGCAACCCGCAGCCGATGCCGAAGCACCGGTTCAGTCGATCGCCAAATCGGACGCATCGATGCGTGCCATCGTTTTGAAGGTCGCCGATGGCCAATCGCGTGATGATGCTTGGGACCAATTCTTTGCTGACCAACAGATTCACGGTGCAAAGGACCTGACCATTTTGGATCAACGCGTCCGTTCGACCGTTGGAATGTTGTCGGCGAAAGCCGATCGTCTGCAACAGCAAGGCGATACCGAGGGCGCCGTCGATCAGTTCGTGCAAGCTCGCGATGCGATCGCCGGTGCGATGCGTGCCGGTCATGTCCAACCTTGGATGTACCAGGCCTATGCGATCGCGTTGAAAGCGACTTCGGCACCGCCGGAAGACGTCGAACGCGCGTTGTTGTCGGCTGTTGATTTCGCCGAAACACCCGAGGACGTTCTGAACGTCGCCGGCCGATTGGAAGACATCGGTGCGACCACAGCTGCACTGCAGCTGTGCCAAAAGGTATCCGTGATGGATCCCTATCGCCGCGACGCTTACGTGATGGGCATGCGATTGGCTCGCCGTGACAACAATGTCGACGGGTTGATGTGGGCATGCGAAGGCATCTTGGGCCAAGCATGGCCAGAGAGTTTTCAGTCGATCGTCGACGAGGCTCGCCTGGTTGCTCGTGCGACCCATGCCGAACTCGTTGAACAAGGACAAACCGAGGCTGCAGGCAAGTTCAACGAAGCGTTGAAATTGGCTGCTTCCCACGACGTGATCGTTCGCGTTTCGTGGACCGGTGACGCCGACATCGACTTGGCCGTCGAAGAACCCTCGGGCACCGTGTGCTCGCTGGAGAATCGTACGACCGCCGGTGGCGGAACCCTGGTCGGTGATTCGTTCCCCGGCAGCGCGGCTGATATCGAAGGGACCGTTTCGGAAACCTATCTGTGCCCCCAAGGGTTCAGCGGACAGTACCGATTGTTGGTCCGCCGTGTATGGGGCAACGTTTCGACGGGCCGCGTATCGGTCGAACTGTTGACCGACGTCGGACGCCCATCCCAGCGTTTCATCCGTCAAGAAGTACCGTTGACTGAAAAAGACGCTTTGGTGGTTTTCGAAGTCAAAGACGGCAAACGCAAAGAAGAAGTTGCCGAGGCACAACTGGCCAATCTACGCGACGTTCAACGTCAAGTTCAGAACGAAGTGTTGGGTCAGTTCATCGGTGGCGGCAATGACAGCAGCCAAGTCCTAGCCGACCTGTACAACGACATCCAGCGAGCCACCGGTGGCGTCGGTGGTGTGGCCGCTGGCCGTGGATTGTTCAATCGACCTGGTGCGGTCGGTTTCCGTCCGGAACTGACGGTGCTTCCCGAAGGTGCCAGTAATTCGACTCTGGCGATCATTTCGGCCGATCGCCGTTACGTTCGAATTTCGCCTGCACCGTTCTTCTCCCAAATCGGTGACGTCACCACGTTCAACTTCGTCACCGGCGACGAAGGATCAGGCACCGGTGGTGCTGGTGGCATCGGCGGCGGTGCTGGCGGGATCGGCGGTGCGGCAGGCGGGATCGGAAACTAG
- a CDS encoding flagellar hook-basal body protein codes for MPYGVYLSAAGAHAQSHRMQVLSNNLANVETPGFKPEQTVLQARFAEMIEEGEVTQGLGGADDIGGGVTIAPSATQLAAGPMKKTGRETDFAINDEESFFVVQRGDEQLLTRAGDFMFDAKGRMINTSGDQVMSSDGSPIQVQPGLPVQVAPEGRLRQGGTSWELMLAKPKSMGDVAHLGGNQFKPLAPFDLVGGNDRKVVAGTLEQSAVSPTGAMMELIETSRVYEANVRMIQNQDTVMGSLISRVLQA; via the coding sequence ATGCCCTATGGCGTTTATCTCTCAGCTGCCGGTGCTCATGCGCAGAGCCACCGGATGCAGGTGCTCAGCAATAACCTGGCAAACGTGGAAACGCCGGGCTTCAAGCCAGAACAGACGGTGCTGCAGGCCCGATTCGCGGAAATGATCGAAGAAGGGGAAGTCACACAGGGGCTTGGGGGCGCCGACGATATTGGCGGCGGTGTCACCATCGCGCCCTCGGCGACTCAGCTTGCGGCGGGCCCAATGAAAAAAACAGGGCGTGAAACGGACTTTGCGATCAACGACGAGGAATCGTTCTTTGTGGTCCAGCGTGGCGACGAACAACTGCTGACCCGCGCCGGCGACTTCATGTTCGATGCCAAGGGGCGAATGATCAACACCTCCGGCGACCAAGTGATGTCGAGCGACGGAAGTCCGATTCAGGTTCAACCCGGATTGCCCGTCCAAGTGGCACCCGAAGGACGACTGCGACAAGGCGGTACCAGTTGGGAATTGATGTTGGCCAAGCCCAAAAGCATGGGCGACGTCGCTCACCTTGGCGGCAACCAGTTCAAACCGCTGGCACCGTTTGACCTTGTCGGCGGCAACGATCGAAAGGTAGTAGCAGGGACGTTGGAACAGTCTGCGGTCAGCCCAACCGGCGCGATGATGGAACTGATCGAAACATCCCGAGTCTACGAAGCCAACGTTCGAATGATTCAAAACCAGGACACCGTGATGGGGTCATTGATCTCTCGCGTGCTGCAGGCGTAA
- the flgG gene encoding flagellar basal-body rod protein FlgG: MSVQTLYTAATGMEAMETKLDVIANNLANINTTGFKKDRANFEDLLYRTEVYPGVQDANQTPTAVGTQVGLGVRVTSTQTDHSQGTLQQTGRELDLAIQGKGFLRVLDPSSQQTMYTRAGNLDINANGQLVIGSAQVGRLLDPPITIPQDATAIQINANGEVMTRVPGQVELANQGQLQMAQFINPDGLLKVGENMYLQTDASGQEQVANPGDQGLGTLRQGNLEASNVQPVQELIDLITTQRAFELNSQAVQAGDQIMQNITNLRRF, encoded by the coding sequence ATGAGTGTTCAGACGTTGTACACCGCGGCCACCGGCATGGAGGCGATGGAGACCAAGTTGGACGTGATCGCCAACAACCTGGCCAACATCAACACCACTGGTTTCAAGAAAGACCGCGCCAATTTCGAAGACCTGCTGTACCGCACCGAGGTCTATCCCGGGGTCCAGGACGCCAACCAAACACCGACCGCCGTCGGTACTCAGGTCGGGCTGGGCGTGCGAGTGACCAGCACGCAAACCGACCACAGCCAGGGAACGCTGCAACAAACCGGCCGCGAATTGGATCTTGCGATTCAAGGCAAAGGGTTTCTGCGCGTCTTGGATCCGTCCAGCCAGCAAACCATGTACACCCGGGCCGGCAACCTGGACATCAACGCCAACGGACAACTGGTGATCGGGTCCGCACAGGTCGGCCGCCTGTTGGATCCTCCCATCACCATCCCCCAAGATGCAACCGCCATTCAAATCAACGCCAACGGCGAAGTGATGACGCGGGTCCCCGGACAAGTAGAACTGGCCAACCAGGGGCAGCTACAGATGGCTCAGTTCATCAACCCCGATGGTCTGTTGAAGGTCGGTGAAAACATGTACCTGCAGACCGACGCCTCGGGACAAGAACAGGTCGCCAACCCTGGTGACCAAGGACTCGGGACGCTTCGCCAAGGCAACTTGGAAGCGTCCAATGTGCAACCGGTTCAGGAATTGATTGACCTGATCACGACCCAACGCGCCTTCGAACTCAATAGCCAAGCTGTTCAGGCCGGTGACCAGATCATGCAGAACATCACCAACCTGCGCCGCTTCTAA
- the flgA gene encoding flagellar basal body P-ring formation chaperone FlgA has translation MFLNLRFVLAAFTMTIATIAIAGVADAQRPNAGSFDVTIDANTRWSFRTVSPVTVTSPIVRLGDVVQPIDPHQSGWQRLSRSAIGLVPVSGRTMTIQRDRLNKAILNAEATPHVIDWHGPTEIQVDYRQPRPGERVQPVGFVTPANSGTSPAPVPTPGQTSDLPNHADDANPNAPPLPLSLVDAKRVIHWFELSMTRFYPDVAETYEVEVPNDQVALVPLQHLTGVTNLESLTPIRDGVCRFKIIARSVGGPIESEIEVRMTSHPKFVVPTRSMGRGQRIGPTDLELKPFPADQVDSQAISDIESLIGKETRNNLRVGQLIDYADVGAPILVHRGDLIEVRVRGGGVTVTTNAKSLADGAESDLIEIETLNPRKRLIARVAQHGVVEIVTRAPVVR, from the coding sequence ATGTTTTTGAACCTGCGATTTGTCCTGGCCGCTTTCACGATGACGATCGCTACGATCGCGATCGCTGGGGTGGCAGATGCGCAGCGTCCGAACGCGGGGTCCTTCGATGTAACGATCGACGCCAACACACGATGGTCGTTCCGCACGGTTTCACCCGTGACCGTGACATCGCCGATCGTGCGGCTTGGCGACGTGGTCCAACCGATCGATCCGCATCAATCCGGATGGCAACGGCTCAGCCGATCCGCCATCGGACTGGTTCCGGTCAGCGGCCGGACCATGACGATCCAACGCGATCGATTGAACAAAGCAATCTTGAATGCCGAAGCGACACCGCACGTGATCGATTGGCACGGGCCGACTGAAATCCAAGTCGACTATCGTCAGCCGAGACCGGGCGAACGCGTCCAGCCGGTTGGATTTGTCACGCCTGCGAATTCCGGGACCAGCCCCGCCCCCGTTCCAACGCCTGGCCAAACCTCCGATCTGCCGAACCACGCAGACGATGCAAACCCAAACGCCCCACCATTGCCACTGTCGTTGGTGGATGCCAAGCGAGTGATCCATTGGTTTGAACTGTCCATGACACGGTTCTATCCCGATGTTGCGGAGACCTATGAAGTCGAGGTCCCCAACGACCAGGTGGCTCTGGTACCGCTGCAACACCTGACCGGCGTGACCAATCTGGAATCATTGACACCGATTCGCGATGGAGTTTGCCGCTTCAAAATCATTGCGCGTTCGGTCGGCGGCCCGATCGAATCGGAAATCGAAGTGCGGATGACTTCGCATCCAAAGTTTGTCGTGCCCACACGCAGCATGGGACGCGGCCAACGCATCGGGCCAACGGACTTGGAACTGAAACCGTTTCCGGCCGACCAAGTCGATTCACAAGCGATCTCGGATATCGAGTCGCTGATCGGGAAAGAGACTCGCAACAATTTGCGTGTTGGCCAACTGATCGACTATGCCGACGTCGGCGCCCCTATCCTGGTGCACCGAGGCGATCTGATCGAAGTTCGCGTGCGCGGCGGCGGCGTGACGGTCACAACGAATGCAAAATCGCTGGCCGACGGCGCGGAATCGGACCTGATCGAAATTGAAACCCTGAATCCTCGCAAGCGGCTGATCGCGCGAGTCGCCCAGCACGGCGTTGTTGAAATTGTCACTCGCGCACCGGTGGTCCGATGA
- a CDS encoding flagellar basal body L-ring protein FlgH: MKSKLWLVATLALAMQWMPGSHLWAQNSSLMHAPMPTSPMGPRILGGQSLAAAAINPPLLKPVSRSNEANPGDVAADSEDGRLPMASPAAGYGPDRPPVMIDRASWTYQPAPPVRTFQKNDLVTIRVDEITSMMADGAANQRKQTLYETILTDWVKLTDFRLRPDPQDNGDPSIAAESNRNYRAQSSLQSREALTFNIAATVVDIRPNGSLVLEARKTLRVNDNLWETSLTGICRAQDIAPDNVVLSKDLIDLEIKKEDRGHLRDGYKRGWLSRFLDRVRPF; encoded by the coding sequence ATGAAATCAAAATTGTGGCTGGTCGCCACGCTGGCACTCGCAATGCAGTGGATGCCAGGAAGTCACCTGTGGGCTCAGAACAGCTCGTTGATGCACGCGCCGATGCCGACCTCGCCAATGGGGCCGCGGATCCTGGGCGGCCAGTCGCTGGCTGCGGCGGCGATCAATCCCCCTCTGCTAAAACCGGTTTCCCGCAGCAACGAAGCCAATCCGGGCGACGTTGCTGCCGATTCCGAAGATGGCCGGCTGCCAATGGCATCGCCCGCCGCCGGGTATGGTCCGGATCGCCCGCCCGTGATGATCGACCGTGCCAGTTGGACCTATCAACCGGCGCCCCCGGTGCGGACCTTTCAAAAGAATGATTTGGTCACGATCCGAGTGGACGAGATCACCAGCATGATGGCCGATGGAGCCGCCAACCAGCGCAAGCAAACGCTCTACGAAACCATTTTGACCGACTGGGTCAAATTGACCGATTTCCGACTTCGACCAGACCCGCAAGACAATGGGGATCCTTCGATCGCGGCGGAGTCCAATCGAAACTACCGCGCCCAATCCTCGCTGCAGTCGCGTGAAGCGCTGACCTTCAATATCGCGGCCACGGTGGTCGACATTCGCCCCAATGGATCGCTGGTCTTAGAAGCCCGCAAAACGCTTCGAGTCAACGACAACCTTTGGGAAACATCGTTGACGGGAATCTGTCGCGCACAGGACATTGCACCGGACAATGTCGTGCTAAGCAAAGACTTGATCGATCTAGAAATCAAGAAAGAAGACCGCGGGCATCTGCGAGACGGGTACAAACGCGGATGGTTGTCCCGATTCCTCGATCGCGTACGTCCGTTCTGA
- a CDS encoding flagellar basal body P-ring protein FlgI gives MKSDMTCTPGPLRSTGVTVGTAVLVAVWLAVSSWTPCQAAGLKLGDVCRVKGQETNTLQGLGLVVGLRGTGDSGAAPTARALARMMQLMGGPMATDRTGNLDLDDVADAKNVAMVFVTARLSNVGAQPGDLVDVSVNAINAKSLEGGTLMLTPMLGPRADNPTVYAMAQGRLNVSLDGPATTATIQGGAKMEASVIANYQKDGKITLVLEKDFASFDTAQRVEDEINSLSSLALGDPGGSTARSSRTRARAIDQLHIEVSIPDLYRENPIKFISFLLGTTIQIESHSSRVVINERDGVVVIGKDVEIAPVLVTHRSLRIEAGGSGGFVQIGDKADLPVNAKLNSLADALNALDVPTSDLIAIIKTLKRKGDLYGEVVFQ, from the coding sequence ATGAAATCTGACATGACTTGCACGCCCGGCCCTCTTCGATCGACCGGTGTCACCGTGGGGACTGCGGTGTTGGTTGCAGTGTGGTTGGCCGTGTCCAGTTGGACGCCCTGTCAGGCTGCGGGTTTGAAACTGGGCGATGTTTGCCGGGTGAAGGGCCAAGAAACCAACACGCTGCAGGGTTTGGGTTTAGTCGTTGGACTACGTGGGACAGGCGATTCGGGGGCGGCCCCGACGGCCCGGGCACTGGCCCGCATGATGCAGTTGATGGGTGGCCCGATGGCGACCGACCGCACAGGCAACTTGGACCTGGACGACGTGGCCGATGCGAAAAACGTCGCCATGGTCTTTGTCACTGCGCGGCTTAGCAATGTCGGTGCACAACCGGGCGATTTGGTGGACGTGTCAGTCAACGCAATCAACGCCAAAAGTCTAGAGGGAGGCACGTTGATGCTGACCCCGATGTTAGGCCCGCGTGCTGACAACCCGACCGTTTATGCGATGGCCCAAGGACGATTGAACGTTTCGCTGGACGGTCCTGCGACCACGGCAACGATTCAGGGCGGCGCCAAAATGGAAGCGTCGGTCATCGCGAACTACCAAAAGGACGGCAAGATCACGCTGGTCCTTGAAAAAGACTTTGCGAGTTTCGATACCGCACAGCGGGTCGAAGACGAAATCAACAGCCTGTCATCACTAGCGTTAGGCGATCCCGGTGGTTCGACCGCTCGGTCCAGCCGAACCCGGGCCCGCGCGATCGACCAACTGCACATCGAAGTCTCCATCCCCGACCTGTATCGTGAAAACCCAATCAAGTTCATTTCGTTCCTGTTGGGCACGACGATCCAGATTGAATCACATTCCTCACGCGTCGTGATCAACGAACGTGATGGCGTCGTGGTGATCGGCAAGGATGTGGAGATCGCACCGGTGCTGGTGACGCACCGCAGCCTGCGCATCGAAGCCGGCGGATCGGGTGGATTTGTTCAGATCGGCGACAAAGCGGATCTTCCCGTGAACGCCAAATTGAACAGCCTGGCCGATGCGCTCAATGCACTGGATGTGCCAACATCGGACCTGATCGCGATTATCAAAACGCTAAAACGAAAAGGCGACTTGTACGGCGAAGTGGTTTTCCAGTAG
- a CDS encoding rod-binding protein has protein sequence MDARSIGSSTSMPLPQRAAPQPPSSLLPSATADPTGKDAAALNAITEPSELRDAFTQFVGQTMFGTMLSSMRKTVGTPAYMHGGRTEEVFQQQMDQYIVEDLTKTSADTIADPMFELFNLQRRS, from the coding sequence ATGGATGCACGATCGATCGGTTCATCGACTTCGATGCCGTTGCCACAGCGTGCCGCGCCCCAGCCCCCATCGTCGTTGTTGCCATCGGCAACTGCGGACCCCACGGGGAAAGATGCGGCCGCGCTGAATGCGATCACGGAACCATCGGAACTACGGGACGCTTTCACTCAGTTCGTCGGGCAAACCATGTTCGGCACCATGCTGTCGTCGATGCGAAAGACAGTCGGAACCCCGGCGTACATGCACGGTGGACGGACGGAAGAAGTCTTTCAACAACAGATGGATCAATACATCGTCGAAGACTTGACGAAGACGTCGGCCGACACGATTGCCGACCCCATGTTCGAACTATTCAATTTGCAACGGAGATCGTGA
- a CDS encoding GNAT family N-acetyltransferase translates to MTVLPLAREFTIRSSADHESACRVDQVQVVPWGGLSDADRLRWRQLRATQSELRTPFFSLAFFDAVQASRGDVLCAVMRSGGQVVGFLPFHRINHIAWPAGRFVNDAHNVVAHPDTTFDWCWLLKECQVKAYDFHSMVGSMSNIEQVSFQGITESFRADLGNDSKQFLAGLEKQHKTIRRQEQKSRKLAREIGPISIEIDCRDPSILQQMIAWKRDQYRRTNILDLFTPEWTRNMVDQLHRSNGPDTRGLLSVLRAGDTIVAAHFGMLENGLLHYWFPTYDTAFSRYSPGTALFKEIIRVADRHGIRCIDMGYGEQPYKRKQTDTITTVKHGCVTPSSVYRNMRAMRLAATNVIKQFPMKTQLKQVLRTVQPNAGISKLQ, encoded by the coding sequence GTGACCGTCCTTCCTCTAGCACGCGAATTTACCATTCGTTCATCCGCCGACCATGAATCCGCCTGTCGGGTCGATCAGGTTCAAGTCGTGCCTTGGGGAGGCTTGAGCGACGCTGACCGATTGCGATGGCGTCAACTGCGAGCAACGCAATCGGAATTGCGAACCCCGTTTTTCTCGTTGGCATTTTTTGACGCGGTCCAAGCCTCTCGAGGCGACGTGCTTTGTGCCGTGATGCGATCCGGCGGACAAGTGGTTGGTTTTCTGCCGTTCCACCGGATCAACCATATCGCGTGGCCGGCAGGCCGTTTCGTCAACGATGCACACAATGTTGTGGCGCACCCCGATACGACCTTCGATTGGTGTTGGTTGTTGAAAGAATGCCAAGTGAAAGCGTACGACTTCCATTCGATGGTTGGTTCGATGTCAAACATCGAACAAGTATCGTTCCAGGGAATCACGGAATCGTTTCGCGCCGATTTGGGAAACGATTCAAAGCAGTTCCTGGCAGGCTTAGAGAAACAGCACAAAACCATTCGTCGCCAAGAGCAGAAGTCACGCAAATTGGCTCGCGAGATTGGGCCGATCAGCATCGAAATCGATTGTCGCGATCCGTCGATTCTGCAGCAGATGATCGCATGGAAACGGGACCAGTATCGACGCACCAACATCTTGGATCTGTTCACACCAGAGTGGACACGCAATATGGTCGACCAATTGCACCGGTCCAATGGTCCCGACACGCGTGGCTTGTTGTCGGTTCTTCGCGCCGGTGACACGATTGTTGCCGCCCATTTCGGAATGCTAGAAAACGGGTTACTGCATTACTGGTTCCCCACATACGACACCGCCTTTTCTCGCTATTCGCCCGGCACGGCTCTGTTCAAAGAGATCATTCGCGTTGCGGACCGCCACGGCATTCGCTGTATCGACATGGGCTATGGCGAACAACCCTACAAACGCAAGCAGACCGACACCATCACGACCGTCAAACATGGTTGTGTCACCCCGTCGTCCGTTTACAGGAATATGCGAGCGATGCGTTTGGCGGCGACCAACGTGATCAAACAATTCCCGATGAAAACACAGCTGAAGCAGGTGCTTCGGACCGTGCAGCCAAACGCGGGCATTTCCAAACTGCAGTAG